From a region of the Cucumis sativus cultivar 9930 chromosome 6, Cucumber_9930_V3, whole genome shotgun sequence genome:
- the LOC101221327 gene encoding probable serine/threonine-protein kinase PBL5, whose product MGCFSHIRKQKKRLSGSKLESIQPASSGNAVKVKRDLKVKTREEAKEVVYENEHRLGSNIKKEVCGEAKTSNEEVKTFTFHELAEATRNFKSDCFLGEGGFGKVYKGYLARINKLVAIKQLDWSRGQGIREFMVEVVTLSLANDPNLVKLIGYCVEGDQRLLVYEFMPLGSLDKHLHDVPAGNKVLDWNTRMKIAVGAAKGLEYLHNKMKPAVIYRDLKCSNILLGEDYWPKLSDFGLAKVGPSGDNTHVSTRVMGTYGYCAPDYAMTGQLTFKCDIYSFGVVLLELITGRKAIDHTRPSKELSLVAWARPLFRDRKRFLVMADPRLDGQFPIRGLYQALAIAAMCLQEQPTMRPTISEVVAALNFLASQNYSHTTD is encoded by the exons ATGGGTTGCTTTAGCCATatcagaaaacaaaagaaaagattatcaGGGAGCAAATTAGAAAGCATTCAACCAGCTTCTTCAG GAAATGcagtaaaagtaaaaagggatttgaaagtaaaaacaaGGGAAGAAGCAAAAGAGGTGGTTTACGAAAACGAGCACCGGTTGGGttcaaatataaagaaagaggtTTGTGGTGAAGCAAAAACGTCAAACGAAGAGGTAAAAACATTTACATTCCATGAACTAGCAGAAGCAACAAGAAATTTCAAGTCGGATTGCTTTCTAGGTGAAGGAGGATTTGGCAAAGTTTACAAGGGCTATTTGGCAAGGATTAACAAg CTTGTAGCTATAAAGCAACTTGATTGGAGTCGAGGTCAAGGAATAAGAGAATTCATGGTGGAAGTGGTAACATTAAGTTTGGCCAATGACCCAAATCTTGTAAAATTGATAGGCTATTGTGTTGAGGGTGATCAAAGATTGTTGGTATATGAGTTCATGCCTTTAGGATCATTGGACAAACATTTGCACG atgTTCCAGCAGGGAACAAAGTGCTTGATTGGAATACAAGAATGAAGATAGCAGTAGGAGCAGCAAAAGGGTTGGAATATTTACACAACAAAATGAAGCCAGCAGTTATATATAGAGATTTAAAATgctcaaatattttgttgggtGAAGATTATTGGCCAAAGCTCTCAGATTTTGGGCTAGCAAAAGTTGGTCCAAGTGGTGATAACACTCATGTGTCTACTAGAGTTATGGGCACTTATGGATATTGTGCACCAGATTACGCAATGACTGGCCAGTTGACATTCAAATGTGATATCTACAGCTTTGGGGTTGTTTTATTGGAACTAATCACGGGTAGAAAAGCTATTGATCATACAAGACCTTCAAAGGAGCTGAGTTTGGTAGCATGG GCAAGACCATTGTTCCGAGACCGAAAGAGATTCTTAGTAATGGCAGATCCAAGGTTGGATGGTCAATTTCCCATTAGAGGATTGTATCAAGCTCTTGCCATTGCAGCAATGTGTCTTCAAGAACAACCTACGATGAGACCAACAATATCAGAAGTTGTCGCAGCTTTAaattttcttgcttctcaAAATTATTCTCACACAACCGATTAG
- the LOC101221086 gene encoding uncharacterized protein LOC101221086: MQQRAIRTTTDDPCTIMNSTLSQDQPQGIRLSMDDFTAAGDLLPVSDPRFWIRKRDRNSRYRFRVHWIHLIPLILLLILFILWWSSYPAIKDGGIRAVDEKDRFPEVPKYVDHTELAVLGDAGMDIASSPLNLTSVGDRDSRIIPSKID, encoded by the exons ATGCAGCAGAGAGCTATCCGTACAACAACCGACGATCCTTGCACCATAATGAACTCCACTCTATCACAAGATCAGCCTCAAGGAATTAGATTATCAATGGACGATTTCACTGCCGCTGGTGATCTTCTTCCAGTTTCCGATCCTCGTTTCTGGATAAGGAAGCGAGATCGCAATTCACGCTACAGATTCCGCGTGCATTGGATTCATTTGATTCCTTTGATTCTGCTCCTCATCCTCTTTATTCTCTGGTGGTCATCTTATCCAG CGATCAAGGATGGAGGAATTAGGGCAGTTGATGAGAAGGATCGGTTTCCGGAGGTGCCGAAGTACGTTGATCATACCGAACTTGCCGTTCTTGGAGATGCTGGAATGGATATTGCTTCGAGTCCTTTGAATCTAACCAGCGTTGGCGATCGAGATTCACGAATAATACCAAGTAAAATCGATTga